CCGACCTCGGGCGGGCCGCGTCTGGGTGAAGCCGTCCTGTCCGATGACCAGATCCGCCAGCCGCTCGATGCCGGCCTCCGTCGCCTCGCGATGCTGCCACCGACCAGTCCGCGCGTCGAAGCGGTAGTCCGCCAGCAGTTCGATGCCGTGACCCGCCACCAGTTCAACGGCAGACAGGATGTAGCCGAACTCCTCCTCATCGATGAAGTAGTTGAAGTTGACCCGCACCCAGCCCGGCTTGATGCCCTCACAGCCCGTGCCGATCTCACGCTCCAGGGCACGGGAGGCGTCCACGTCGATGCCGAGCAGTCGGTGCCCGTACGGACCAGCACAGGAGCACCCGCCACGGGACTGGATGCCGAACAGATCGTTCAGCAGGGCCACGACGAAGTTGTGGTGCAGGTACCGGCCAGGGCGGTCATGGGCCACCACGAACGAGACGATCGAGAGGCGCTCGCGCTCGAGCGATCCGAGGATCTCGATCTTCGGGTGCACCCTCCACCGGTCGATGGCCCGGGTGATGAAGGCGTCCTCACGACGACGGATCTCGTCGGCCCCGACGGAGTCCTTCAACGCGAACACCAGACCAGCGCGGATCGAGCCGACGATGTCGGGAGTCCCGCCCTCCTCCCGGTGTTCGATGTCGTCGAGGTAGTGGTGCTCGGTCGGGTTGACGTACCACACCGTGCCCCCACCGGGCACGCTGGGCACCCGGTTGGTGAACAGGTCCTTGCGGGCCACGAGGAGCCCGGGCGTCCCCGGCCCGCCGACCATCTTGTGCGGGCTGAGCACCACGGCGTCGAAGTAATGATCGGGGTCGCTGCCCTGGTCCTTCCCTCCCTCAGGCGCGACGTCGATCTCGACGTAGGGGGCCGCGGCTGCGTAGTCCCAGATCGCCAGGGCGCCGTGCTCGTGGAGGAGACAGCTGACGGCCGTGGTGTCGGTGATGATGCCCGTCACGTTCGAGGCGGCCGAGAAGGAGCCGATCAGCAGGGGACGGTCGGCGTGCGCCACGAGCTTGGCCTCGAGATCGGCCAGGTCGATCCCGCCATCCAGGTCCTCGTGGATGGTGACCACGTCGGCGATGGTCTCCCGCCAGGCGAGGTCGTTGGAGTGGTGCTCGTACGGCCCGATGAAGACGACCGGGCGATCGGTGGGCTCGAGCGTGACGTGGTCACTCAGGCGCTCGGGGACCCGCAACCCGAGCACGTGGACCAGCCGGTCGATGGCGCCGGTCGAGCCCGAGCCGCAGAAGAGCACGGCGTACTCGTCGTCCGCCCCCACGCAGGACCGGATGATCTCCCGTGCGTCCTCTCGGAAGCGTGTCGTCTGCAGACCGGTGCCGGAGGACTCGGTGTGGGTGTTGGCGTAGGTCGGCAGGACGTGATCGCGGATCGCGTCCTCCACGAAGTCCAGGGCACGACCCGAAGCCGTGTAGTCCGCGTAGACCACCGGGCGGGTTCCGTAGGGCCCGTGCATCGTCTGCCGGGACCCGATGACACCATCCCGAATGCGGTCGACCAGAGCCTGCACGTCGGTGCTCATGATCGGATCGTATCGCCGACTGCGGGCCGGTCCTCCTTGCGGCTAGCTCATGACCGGCTGGTGGCTTCGCTTCCGGGCGTATATGGCCTGATCGGCCCGTTCAAGCGCGGCGCTCAACTCCTCGTCGTCGGACAGCATCAAACGGCCCACCGACACCCCGACGGTGATGGTGTGCACGGCGGAGGAGCCCTCAATCGGCCCTGCGACCACTTCGGCAGTCGGGTTGCCATGCCGCTATTCCGGCCGGTGGCTCTCTAAACCACTACGGCGCGCAAGGTAGCGTTCGAGGCGATGGGCGGATGTGTTCAACTCAATCGACGGGTGACAGCCCGTGTCGGCTGAGCCCCTCGACCTCGGTATCCCTGGACTGACGGACGCGGTGCTCGTTGGGAGTGGAGGCCACGCAACCGTCTACCGCGCCAGGCAACCAGCCTTCGGCAGGGTCGTCGCCGTCAAGGTGATCACGGCTGCGCATAGTGATCCGCAGGTCCGACAGCGCTTCGAACGCGAGTGTCGTGCCATGGGCCAACTCTCGGAACATCCCGCAATCGTGACCGTCTACGACGCCGGTTCAACGGAGAGCGGCCATCCCTATCTGACCATGGCCTATGTTCCCGGGGGGTCGCTCCAGGACGACCTTGATCAGGGAGCCACGTGGCCTTGGTCCAAGGTGCTTGCGCTGGGCGTGAGGATGAGCGGTGCTCTGGAAGCGGCGCACCAGGCGGGAGTTCTGCATCGTGACATCAAGCCCGCCAACATCCTGAGTTCGAAGTACGGGCCGCAGTTGGCCGACTTCGGCATCGCACGGGTGGCCGGCGGGCACGAGACCGGTACCGGCATCGTGACGGCGACTATTGCGCATGCTCCTCCCGAGATCCTCGACGGTGTGAGACCGTCGGCTGCGTCGGACATCTACTCACTGGGATCGACGCTATATGCCATGTTGGCTGGTCGGCCCCCGTTCATGGCTGATCGTGAGGAAGAGTCTGTGCTTCCGATGATCGTGCGGATTCACGCTGATCAGCCGCCTGACCTACGGCAGATCGGTGTTCCGGACGCGGTTGCCGACGTGATGGAAGGCTGTCTTTCGAAGAGTGCGGAGGCACGCCCGCAGCGTGCAGTTGAACTTGGCCGGGAACTGCAGGCTCTACAGCGACAGATGAGTGTGGAGGTGACTCCTCTGCACGCTCCCGACGACGAACTGACCACCGTTAAGGTTGAGGTCGCGCCGCCGAGGGAGCCACGACCGAGGCCGGATTCGCCAGTCACTCGCCGACGCGATCTGAAGCTCTCAGCGCTCGCGGTCGGCCTCGTCGCGTTACTGGCAAGCGGGTGGTGGTGGTCCACGACGCTTGACCGCCAGGCCGATGACAGTACGGCTGCGGAAACGACGCCTAACGAGGGCGCCGAGGAATCGCTGCAGCCAAGCTCCGATCCGGCACAGATCACTAACTCCCCACCCCCCGATGAGCAAATCCCTACCCCGTCAGCCGTGGCGTCCGCATCCGCGGCTCCGCCCGACGTACTGAGCAGCATCGACGTCGGCACGGCAGCCTTCTCGATCCTCAGCGATCCCATCTTCGATCTCTGGGCCCCCGCTTCCGGCCCGGCTGCTCTGGTTCGCATTGACCCCTCAAGCGGTCAAGCCACCGGTCAGGTCCCGCTCGGCGGAGTGCCCGAGACACCAGTTCGTGCCGGTGCCTCTAACCAGTTGTGGGTGACGCTGATCAGCAGCAACCAAGTGGTGCAAATCGATCCTGTTGCCGAGGTGGTAACCGCAACCGTCGAGGTCGGAGCCAACCCTTTCATCCCTGCCGTCACTGACGACGCCCTGTGGGTTCCCAACCGCGACGACGGAACGCTCTCGCGGATCGACATCAGCAGCCGACGGGTGACCGACACGGTGTCGGTCGGGGAGAATCCCAGGACTCCCACCATCGTCGGAGGTGCCGCCTGGGTCAGCAACGGCGATGATGGAACGCTTTCCCGGGTTGATCTGGACCGGCGTGAGGTGACTGACACGGTGCCGATTGGGGGGTCTCCATCCGCACCGGTGTTCTTCGACGGCACACTATGGCTAGCTACCTCCGAGCCTAGTCGTGTTGTGCAGGTCGACCCGGCGAGCGCACAGATCCTACGAGACATCACGGTAAGCAACGGCGCACAACAGCCCGTCGTTGGCGGCGGCGCTCTATGGGTGGCCAATCGAGATGCGGGTGCGCTCACACAGATCCGTCCCGATCAGGCAATCGTGGAGGCGACGTTCGACATCGGTGGGCGCCCGATGACACCCGCGGTCATCGATGGGGCGCTGTGGGTGCCTGACCGGGTGAACTCGACGGTAAGCAGATTCGATCTCGAGCAGATGAGGGTGACAGGTGTCGTGGAGGACCTAGGCCGACCTGACACCCCTGTCGCTGGGCCCGGAGGCGTTTGGGTGACTGACATCGAGAACGGTCGTGTCGTTCTAATCAGCACTCGGTGATACGTAGGCGCCTTGCGGCGCACCGCGCTACTGGAAGACGGGCTGGCGGCTTCGCTTGCGCGCGTACATGGCCTGATCGGCCCGCTCGAGCGCGTCGCTCAACGCCTCGCCGTCGGCGACCATCGCCCGGCCGACGGAGACGCCCACGTTGATGGTGTGCCCGGCGGACGTGCCATCGATCGGCTCGGCCACCACCTCGGCCAGTCGGGTTGCCATCGCGCTGGCCGCCTCGGGGTCGACCCCCGCCAGTACGACCACGAACTCGTCGCCACCGGTGCGGGCCACGGCGTCCTCAGGTCGGACGGCGCTCTTCAGCCGGTCAGCGACCTGGCACAGCAACTCGTCCCCGACGGCGTGACCGTAGGCGTCGTTCACCGGCTTGAAGCCATCCAGGTCGAGGGTGAGCACAGCCAGGTCGTCGACGGCGCGCAGGGGCTCGGTGTGCTTGTCGAGGCCGGCCCGGTTCAGCAGGCCGGTGAGGGGGTCTTGGTGGGCCGCGTCGATCAGGTCCGAGGTACTGCGGTTCAGCTCGCCCACCGCCAGGCGCAGCCGTTGGCCGAGCCCCCCGGCCGATCCGTCGGACAGGACCGGCGCCGTCAGGTCTCCCTCCGCCAGGGCGTGGAGTTGGTCGTCGACCAGCTGCAGGCTGGTGCGGATCTCGTCCATCGCCCCGGCGATGCGCCCGATCTCGTCATCGGTGCCGATCGCGGCGGCCTCGAGGGAGAAGTCGCCCTCAGCGATCTGTGTGGCGGATTCGACCAGGGTGTCGACCCGTCGCGTGAGTCGGCGTAGGACGGAGATGGTGGCGGTGATGACTGCGATGACGACGGAGATCAACGCGCCGAGGCTGATGAGGCCCGTTCGCTGCGCCTGGTCCGCCCGGCTGGCGGCATCGGCGTACAGGTCGTCGGTGATCTGATCCGCCAGCAGCGATACGTCGGCCCGGTAGGCGTCACTCAGCCGCAGGAGGTCAGCGACGCCCGCTTCGTCGAGGTCGAAGGGTCGTTGGCCACTGTGCTGTGCGTCACGCAGGACCTGACGCCACGGACCGGCCGGGTCCTCGCCGGGTGCCGGCGGACGCTGGCCTTCCTCGATCCCACCGTTGATCCAGATCCTCGCCTCGGCCAGCTTCTCACGGGTCGCGTTGTTCGGACCCAGCAGCTGACGGGGCGCCTGTGGCCCCGGTGCCCCCGGCGGAGCCGCCTGCGCGAACGCTCCCACGTGCAGCCGCCACATCGCGTCGGCAGTCTCGTGCCCGGCGAGGACGACGGCGTTCTGGGCAGCGGCCAAGCCCAGCCAGCGGCTGTCCAGCCCGGCGACGCGGGAGGCGCGCGCGGCGGTCGTGGCAAAGGCCAACTCGCCGTGCAGCCGCCCGAGGGCCTCGCTTCCGGCTCGGAGGTCCTGGTCTGCGATCGCCTGTCGGACCGCGATCAAGCGGTCGTACAACTCCGTCACTGCGCGTTGCTCGTCGACCGTCAGGTCGGCTGCCTCGATGGTGGCCATCGAGGCGTCGCTCTGCTCGGCCAGATGCGCGAAGGTGAGTCCAACCTCGTCGGGGACGGGGCCGCCGCCCGGGTTGTCGATTCGCAGACGATAGAGCCAGCTCTCGGCGCGAAGGGCGGCCTCGATGTCGGTCAGGACCGCCAGGTCGTCGAGGTGCTCGACCTCAGCAGTGGCCACACGGGCGTCGGCTTGGGCACGGAGGGCCAGAGCGGCGAGGGCGATCACCGCGACGAGCAGCGGGACGCCGGCGAGGATCAGCAGCTTCGCGCGCAGGGAGAGGGAGGTCATGGGGGTGTCTTCGACCCCTCCCGTGCAAGATTGAGAACTACTACTCTTGGTCGAGACGGCTCACGGAACGTGGTGCGGCATGGCCGGTCAGCCAAGCGTCGACGTGCCGGTCCACCAACTCATCCGTGACCGTTGCCAACGCGAGCGCGGTCACCGCGAACAGCGGCCCCATCAGCTGCATGGTGGCGATCTCGATGTCGAGGTCGTCGCGCAGCCATCCCTGTGCGATGCCGTCCCGGAGCAGCGGCGTGACCGGAGAGTCGCCCAGCGACACGATGTGTTGGCGGGCGACGGCGAGATCCGGATCGCGGCTGGCCCGATTGGCCAGCTTGATCAGATCGGGCAGCGCCTGCTGGGAGCAGAGCGCCGCCCCGACCGCTTTCAAGAAGGCGCGGAGGTCAGCGATGGCATCGTCGGTCCGTTGGACCGGAACGGTCGGCGGGACGCTGGCTGCCAACGCGCTCGCGATCAGATCGTCGCGGTCGGAGAAGTGTCGATAGACCGTCGCCCGACTGACGGCCGAGATCTCCGCGACCCGGCTGTGCGTGACCGCTTCGATGCCGCCGTCCGCCAGCAGCCGCAGCACTGCAGCGTGAACCTCCTCGAGGGTCCGCTGCACCCGCGGGTCGGTCTCGGCCTCCCGCGACTCCTCCAGGTCCGTCACTCGGCCAGCACAGCAGTGGAGTCGTCGGGGTGGCGGTCGTGCGCGTCACCCTCGACGGCGTGGAGGTGTCCGCCGCGCCGTCGACCGTAGAGCACCAGCAGCGGCGGGAGGACCGACAGCGCTGACAGGAGGGCCAGTCCCACGGCGTACACGGTGACGATGCCCATGCGTTGGAACGGGACGATCGAGGCGAAGATCAGCGAGGTGAAGCCCAGCACCGTGGTGAAGGCGGACCCGGCCAGGGCTGCGCCGGTGTGGGTCAGCGAGTCTCGCAGGGCCGTCGGCACGTCACCGCCGGCCTCCTCCAGATCGGTCACGAAGCGCTCGCCCAAGTGGATCGAGAAGTCGATCCCGACCCCGATCACCAGGGCCGAGATGATGGCGGTGATCGGGTCGAAGGGGATGCCGGTGAGGTACATGAGGCCGAACACCCAGAGCACCACCACACCGACGGGGAGGGTGATGATCACGCCGAGCAGTGGCTGCCGGTTTCGCACCGCGTAGACGCCGATCAGCAGCAGCAGCACGGCCCCGAGCGTCGTCAGCAGACCGGTGATCTGGGAGGATGAGAGGCCGTCGATGACACCGTCGGTGATGATCTCGTCGGAGGTGACGGTCGTCGCAAGGCCCAGGTCCTGAATGGGCTGAAGTGCCTCGTCCATGGACGCCTGCAAGGTGGCGGCCCCGACCTCCTCGGACTGGGTGCGGACCGAGAGCCGGGCGGCCGGCGCGTCATAGGCACCAGCCTCGGGGTCGATCTCCGCCGCGAGGTCCGAACTACCGCCCACGTCGACGACGCCCTCGACGTCCACGAGGTCGGTGCGGAGCTGATCGACCACCTGGACGAACGCCTCGTCGTTCACGGCGTCCCCCTCGACCAGGACCTGTGTGGTCTCGGCCAGGCCACCTCCGAAGTCGCGCTCGAGTACACCGACCGCCTCGACCAGCGGGGAATCCTGTGGCAGGAACGCGGTCACGTCGAACTCGACGTCCAGTTGCGTGAGCGACCAGGCTCCGCCGGCCGAGAGGACCAGGACCACGCCGAGGACGACGTAGGGGGCCTTGAGCGCCGGGGTCAGCGCGAACAGGGCAGCGCGGGCGAACGGTGAGCGCTCAGAGGTCGCGACCTCATGGCGGGGCACCGTGGGCGCATCACGTCGCTCACGGATGCGGTCCAGCAGCAGACGACCGGCGGGCAGCACGGTCAGGGTGAGCAGGAAGATCACGACGATGCCGGCGGCCGCCAGAACACCAAGGTCCTGGATCGCCGGGATGGGAGAGACCAGGTTGGTCAGGAACCCGATGGCGGTGGTCACCATCGACAGCAGCAGCGCCACGCCGATGGTGGGCCCGAGCTTGGCGACGGCCTCGCGAGGGGTGGGGCTGGCTGACCGGTTCAGCTCCTCCCGGTAGCGCGATTGGACGTAGATGGTGTAGCTCACGCCCAGGGCCAGCAGCAGGATCGGCACGATCTGCGTGGGCGGCGTCGCCTGGCCGATCAGGCCCAGGTAGTTCGGTCCGAGGAGCACGGCGATGCCCTGGAGCCAGGTGATGCCGATCATGACCGACACCAGCGCCAAGGCCATGTCGGCAAGCGACCGCCGGACGGCACCCAACAGTCCCAGGTTCTGACCACGACTGGCCCGCAACACGAAGGCCAGGACGATCAGGATCACCAGCGCGGCGATGCCGAAGAGACGACCGACCTCCGCCTGGAAGTCCTCACCGGGGTCAGCGACGAGGAGGAAGGAGAACGGTAGAGCGTCCAGGGGCGGGGCTTCGGCCTCCAGGGTGTCGGCGAACTCGCCCTGGGCCGTGGCCAGGGCGGCTTCGTCGGCGAAGGCGGTGTCGTCCAGGGTCAGGAGAACCAGGCCGGACGGCGCCTGCGTGGGGTCCTCACCGGCGGACAGCTGTGCCGCGAAGCCCAGTCCGCCGCCGCCCTGCCCGGGGGCGCCGCCGCCGGGGGGCGCCTGGCCCTGAGGGGCTGCCTGGTCAGGGGCTGCCTGGTCAGGCGCTGCCTGATCGGGCGCCTGGGCCTCTTCGCCCGGGCCGGGCGTCTGACCGTCGGCTGCCTGACCCTGTCCCTGTTGGCCCTGCGGTGCCGTGCCCGGCGGAGGCGCCTGCCCTGGTGGCGGGCCGCTGAGTGCCAGCTCCTGCAACTGGTCGACCTGGGCGTCATCGCCAGCCGCCAGATCGATCCCCTGCTGGGCAGCGGCCGCGATGGCCGGCGTCAGGTAGCCGATGGCGGCGCCCGGCGCCCCCTCGGGGGTGAGCAACGCGTCGCCGAAGACGTCCTGGGCGACCCGTTCGATCGTCAGCTGGGTGGCTGCACCATCGGCGGAGATCACGTCCTCGCCCGTGACGACCACCTGCAACGTCGTCGTCCCGGCGTCGTCGAAGCGCTCGGCGAGCTCCTCCGCGGCGAGCACCTCGTCGTTGGTGGGCGAGAAGGCGGAGGAGTCGTTGGACAGCTCCTGCTGCGGCGCAAACGAGGCCAGGAGCGCGGTCAACAGGACGACCAGGATGATGGTGATGCCGGGTCTGGCGGCCACGGCGGTGGTGATGGGTCGAAGCAGGGCTTGCACGGGGATCTCCTCGGCAGGGTCACAGTGAGACTGACCGTCTCAATGAGACGATGTGTCGCATAGTGCCACGCCGACGGGTGCCGTGCACCCCCGAGTCTCCGGGGACGTCAGACGGAGGGCAGCGCGGGCGGGATGTCGAAGGGGCTGAGTGGCTCGTTGCCGTCCTCGGTGATCAGGAACATCTTCTCCAGACGGACGCCCCCGACGTCGTCACGGTAGCCGCCAGGCTCGACCAGGACGACCATGCCCGCCTGGAGGACGGCGTGCTCCCCGGGGATGATGCGCGGCCACTCGTGGACCGAGGTGCCGATGCTGTGGCCGATGTGGACCGGGTTGGCAAACCCGGCGTCGGTGATGATCGAGCGGATCGAGGCGTCGAAGTCGTGGGCGGTCACGCCGGGCCGCAGTGTCTCCAGGACCTGCTCCCAGGCGTGGTGGACGAGCCGGTAGAGATCGGCCAGCGCAGGCGTCGGCTCCCCGATGCAGGTCGTGGTGCAGGAGTCGCCCCAGTACCCGTCGACGCGGGGAGCCAGATCCGCGATGATCGCATCCCCCGGTCCCATCTCGCGCGTGCCGGGCCAGCCG
The sequence above is a segment of the Euzebya tangerina genome. Coding sequences within it:
- a CDS encoding sensor domain-containing diguanylate cyclase; amino-acid sequence: MTSLSLRAKLLILAGVPLLVAVIALAALALRAQADARVATAEVEHLDDLAVLTDIEAALRAESWLYRLRIDNPGGGPVPDEVGLTFAHLAEQSDASMATIEAADLTVDEQRAVTELYDRLIAVRQAIADQDLRAGSEALGRLHGELAFATTAARASRVAGLDSRWLGLAAAQNAVVLAGHETADAMWRLHVGAFAQAAPPGAPGPQAPRQLLGPNNATREKLAEARIWINGGIEEGQRPPAPGEDPAGPWRQVLRDAQHSGQRPFDLDEAGVADLLRLSDAYRADVSLLADQITDDLYADAASRADQAQRTGLISLGALISVVIAVITATISVLRRLTRRVDTLVESATQIAEGDFSLEAAAIGTDDEIGRIAGAMDEIRTSLQLVDDQLHALAEGDLTAPVLSDGSAGGLGQRLRLAVGELNRSTSDLIDAAHQDPLTGLLNRAGLDKHTEPLRAVDDLAVLTLDLDGFKPVNDAYGHAVGDELLCQVADRLKSAVRPEDAVARTGGDEFVVVLAGVDPEAASAMATRLAEVVAEPIDGTSAGHTINVGVSVGRAMVADGEALSDALERADQAMYARKRSRQPVFQ
- a CDS encoding efflux RND transporter permease subunit; this translates as MQALLRPITTAVAARPGITIILVVLLTALLASFAPQQELSNDSSAFSPTNDEVLAAEELAERFDDAGTTTLQVVVTGEDVISADGAATQLTIERVAQDVFGDALLTPEGAPGAAIGYLTPAIAAAAQQGIDLAAGDDAQVDQLQELALSGPPPGQAPPPGTAPQGQQGQGQAADGQTPGPGEEAQAPDQAAPDQAAPDQAAPQGQAPPGGGAPGQGGGGLGFAAQLSAGEDPTQAPSGLVLLTLDDTAFADEAALATAQGEFADTLEAEAPPLDALPFSFLLVADPGEDFQAEVGRLFGIAALVILIVLAFVLRASRGQNLGLLGAVRRSLADMALALVSVMIGITWLQGIAVLLGPNYLGLIGQATPPTQIVPILLLALGVSYTIYVQSRYREELNRSASPTPREAVAKLGPTIGVALLLSMVTTAIGFLTNLVSPIPAIQDLGVLAAAGIVVIFLLTLTVLPAGRLLLDRIRERRDAPTVPRHEVATSERSPFARAALFALTPALKAPYVVLGVVLVLSAGGAWSLTQLDVEFDVTAFLPQDSPLVEAVGVLERDFGGGLAETTQVLVEGDAVNDEAFVQVVDQLRTDLVDVEGVVDVGGSSDLAAEIDPEAGAYDAPAARLSVRTQSEEVGAATLQASMDEALQPIQDLGLATTVTSDEIITDGVIDGLSSSQITGLLTTLGAVLLLLIGVYAVRNRQPLLGVIITLPVGVVVLWVFGLMYLTGIPFDPITAIISALVIGVGIDFSIHLGERFVTDLEEAGGDVPTALRDSLTHTGAALAGSAFTTVLGFTSLIFASIVPFQRMGIVTVYAVGLALLSALSVLPPLLVLYGRRRGGHLHAVEGDAHDRHPDDSTAVLAE
- a CDS encoding aminotransferase class V-fold PLP-dependent enzyme, with the translated sequence MSTDVQALVDRIRDGVIGSRQTMHGPYGTRPVVYADYTASGRALDFVEDAIRDHVLPTYANTHTESSGTGLQTTRFREDAREIIRSCVGADDEYAVLFCGSGSTGAIDRLVHVLGLRVPERLSDHVTLEPTDRPVVFIGPYEHHSNDLAWRETIADVVTIHEDLDGGIDLADLEAKLVAHADRPLLIGSFSAASNVTGIITDTTAVSCLLHEHGALAIWDYAAAAPYVEIDVAPEGGKDQGSDPDHYFDAVVLSPHKMVGGPGTPGLLVARKDLFTNRVPSVPGGGTVWYVNPTEHHYLDDIEHREEGGTPDIVGSIRAGLVFALKDSVGADEIRRREDAFITRAIDRWRVHPKIEILGSLERERLSIVSFVVAHDRPGRYLHHNFVVALLNDLFGIQSRGGCSCAGPYGHRLLGIDVDASRALEREIGTGCEGIKPGWVRVNFNYFIDEEEFGYILSAVELVAGHGIELLADYRFDARTGRWQHREATEAGIERLADLVIGQDGFTQTRPARGRDEVSLSEHLAAAHELLHRRRPAVDPGWPEVSEDFESLRWFPLPAEVAG
- a CDS encoding TetR/AcrR family transcriptional regulator gives rise to the protein MTDLEESREAETDPRVQRTLEEVHAAVLRLLADGGIEAVTHSRVAEISAVSRATVYRHFSDRDDLIASALAASVPPTVPVQRTDDAIADLRAFLKAVGAALCSQQALPDLIKLANRASRDPDLAVARQHIVSLGDSPVTPLLRDGIAQGWLRDDLDIEIATMQLMGPLFAVTALALATVTDELVDRHVDAWLTGHAAPRSVSRLDQE
- a CDS encoding serine/threonine-protein kinase, giving the protein MSAEPLDLGIPGLTDAVLVGSGGHATVYRARQPAFGRVVAVKVITAAHSDPQVRQRFERECRAMGQLSEHPAIVTVYDAGSTESGHPYLTMAYVPGGSLQDDLDQGATWPWSKVLALGVRMSGALEAAHQAGVLHRDIKPANILSSKYGPQLADFGIARVAGGHETGTGIVTATIAHAPPEILDGVRPSAASDIYSLGSTLYAMLAGRPPFMADREEESVLPMIVRIHADQPPDLRQIGVPDAVADVMEGCLSKSAEARPQRAVELGRELQALQRQMSVEVTPLHAPDDELTTVKVEVAPPREPRPRPDSPVTRRRDLKLSALAVGLVALLASGWWWSTTLDRQADDSTAAETTPNEGAEESLQPSSDPAQITNSPPPDEQIPTPSAVASASAAPPDVLSSIDVGTAAFSILSDPIFDLWAPASGPAALVRIDPSSGQATGQVPLGGVPETPVRAGASNQLWVTLISSNQVVQIDPVAEVVTATVEVGANPFIPAVTDDALWVPNRDDGTLSRIDISSRRVTDTVSVGENPRTPTIVGGAAWVSNGDDGTLSRVDLDRREVTDTVPIGGSPSAPVFFDGTLWLATSEPSRVVQVDPASAQILRDITVSNGAQQPVVGGGALWVANRDAGALTQIRPDQAIVEATFDIGGRPMTPAVIDGALWVPDRVNSTVSRFDLEQMRVTGVVEDLGRPDTPVAGPGGVWVTDIENGRVVLISTR